One Palaemon carinicauda isolate YSFRI2023 chromosome 5, ASM3689809v2, whole genome shotgun sequence DNA window includes the following coding sequences:
- the LOC137641112 gene encoding lysozyme-like, protein MDKMKFDFTAILVFLAAFANPQTLTDDCLACMCYVSSDGCVMPDPICSEDVEHGEICGPFAINRVYWMEAGWIGEEFHTCMEDWQCNEDTVRSYLSKFVLDANATCEEFSRTHVGGRHGPDMDSTLSYWLDVESCLDNSTFPIYPEDYLD, encoded by the exons ATGGACAAAATGAAATTTGATTTTACCGCCATATTGGTCTTCCTCGCAGCGTTTGCGAACCCACAGACACTCACTGACGATTGTCTAGCGTGCATGTGCTAT GTATCCAGCGATGGCTGTGTGATGCCTGATCCCATTTGCTCCGAAGACGTGGAGCATGGTGAAATCTGTGGGCCCTTTGCTATTAATCGCGTTTACTGGATGGAGGCTGGATGGATAGGCGAAG AATTTCACACCTGCATGGAAGACTGGCAGTGCAATGAGGACACAGTGAGAAGCTACCTATCGAAATTCGTCCTTGACGCCAACGCCACCTGCGAGGAATTTTCACGAACTCATGTCGGGGGTCGCCACGGACCAGATATGGACTCCACTCTCTCTTATTGGTTGGATGTCGAGAGCTGTCTGGATAATTCTACCTTTCCTATTTATCCTGAAGATTACTTGGATTAA